One Pseudonocardia abyssalis DNA segment encodes these proteins:
- a CDS encoding acyltransferase family protein, with translation MTYDDYRATTRFPALDGLRGIAAAMVIIFHYGGERWGWLSGWIGVHIFFVLSGFLITTLALREEQRRGRLSLGNFYIRRSLRILPVYFVVLALVVGVAWLRGEWESSGLAPLMPYYLTFNGEFVGPGQPHGHVWTLGVEQKFYLVWPLLAFAVVFASRVRLGVSVALLVLLLALCPVHNAFISYVPIVAGCLLAVVLHTRTGFDALAVLMRPATATFVALVFIVIHLAVVEAVAWFGSDGPVILLYSVPVVVLVTSLLGTGPTVWILSTKPMTFLGDRSYSLYLVQGLAGVIAASVVPRFGVLSSSTALAVLVTSLLLADLLYRGVEKPFIGLGRTWTSHRGVACREPEQLGRSVPAKIGS, from the coding sequence ATGACCTACGACGATTACCGCGCCACCACGCGCTTCCCGGCGCTAGACGGGCTGCGCGGCATCGCCGCCGCGATGGTGATCATCTTTCATTACGGCGGTGAGCGGTGGGGCTGGCTCTCCGGGTGGATCGGCGTGCACATCTTCTTCGTCCTGTCGGGATTCTTGATCACGACACTCGCGCTGCGAGAAGAGCAGCGGCGCGGTCGACTCTCGCTCGGCAACTTCTACATCCGTCGGAGCCTGCGGATCCTGCCGGTGTACTTCGTGGTGCTTGCTCTCGTCGTCGGCGTCGCGTGGCTGAGAGGCGAATGGGAGTCCAGCGGTCTCGCACCGCTGATGCCCTACTACCTCACGTTCAACGGAGAGTTCGTCGGACCGGGACAGCCACACGGGCACGTGTGGACCCTCGGAGTGGAGCAGAAGTTCTACCTGGTCTGGCCGCTACTCGCCTTCGCCGTCGTGTTCGCCTCCCGGGTCCGACTCGGCGTGAGCGTCGCACTGCTCGTCCTGCTACTCGCCCTGTGCCCGGTCCACAACGCGTTCATCTCCTACGTACCGATCGTTGCGGGATGCCTCCTCGCGGTCGTTCTCCACACGCGGACCGGATTCGATGCACTCGCGGTCTTGATGCGGCCGGCCACGGCAACGTTCGTCGCACTGGTCTTCATCGTGATCCACCTTGCAGTGGTCGAAGCCGTCGCCTGGTTCGGCAGCGATGGGCCGGTGATCTTGCTGTACAGCGTTCCCGTAGTCGTTCTGGTGACGTCCTTGCTCGGAACCGGCCCGACCGTGTGGATCCTCTCCACCAAGCCGATGACGTTCCTCGGCGATCGCTCCTATTCACTGTATCTAGTGCAAGGCCTCGCCGGTGTCATCGCAGCGTCGGTCGTCCCGCGCTTCGGGGTCCTGTCGAGTTCCACTGCACTCGCGGTACTGGTGACGAGCCTGCTGCTCGCAGACCTTCTGTACAGGGGGGTGGAGAAGCCGTTCATCGGACTCGGACGGACGTGGACTTCACACCGTGGTGTGGCCTGTCGCGAACCCGAGCAGCTAGGCCGCTCCGTCCCTGCCAAGATCGGGTCGTAG